The following DNA comes from Halorhabdus tiamatea SARL4B.
TCGTTTCCGGGTTTCCGAGTTTCTGGTTTCCGGGCTTCAGGATCGACGCGATCGTGGACATTCTCGAGAGCCCTGTACGCTACAAGTTGATCGACAGGGACGGGAACGGGCGTCGGACCGTGTACTCCGTATATAAGTAGGCCCGCATCCGTATGTTATCGAGTCCATAGGCTTATTCCTATGGAGAACATCACATAGGGTAACGGATGGCGTCCTACACGACCGTCGAAGACTGGCAGGCTGTCGAAAGCGGCTACGTCGTCGACGTGACCATCCGCCAAACGGAGGTTGAGAAGTATCCGAGTGGCTGGGACTACAGCCTTCACCTCGGGGAAGTCGGCGGCGACACCATCCTCCGCTACGACAACGCACACGAACGGACGAAAGGCCACGAGCGGCATACCCGGGACGGTGTCGAAACTATCCAGTTTCCGGGAATGCTGACACTCTACGACCGGTTCAAACGGGAAGTCGAAGCGCAAACCACCGTCTCGTGGGATTGGTCGGCGTAGGACGCCTCCAGGAGAGACACCATGCCCACGCTCAAAGTCACCGTCGGCGAACGCGACCGCCTCGATCAGCGCACGCGCAGCCGCATCAAAGCTGCCCAGGAGGGTGAAGATCTCGACGACGCCCAGCCAGTGCTGAACTTCGGCTCGTACGCTGAACTCAGTCGGCTCCTGAGTCCGAAGAACCTGGAACTGCTTGAAACGATCTCCGAACACGAGCCGGCGAGTATCAGCGAAGCCGCCGAGCTGGTAGATCGCGACTACAAACAGGTCCATCGAAACCTCTCTGAACTCGAAGACATCGGCGTCATCGAGTTCGACGGCGGCGGATCGGGGCAAGCGAAGCAGCCGACACTGGCGTACGACGGTCTCGAGATCGATATTCCCTTTGGGGGATCGAACGGGAACGTCGGCGCAGCCGCGCCGTGATCTAACCGTCCTCAGCGGGTTATAGAACCGTCCATGGCGAATTTTGCGATGCAAACAGGTGGAAAAGCATTCTGAACGGAGTATGATTGCAGAAGGCCGTGCAGGATGGAGAAGAGAAGGTCAGCAGAGAATCAAGAGAACTATTCGCACGAAGTGCTATAATTTAACATGCACTCTGTATTCGTTAGTTGGCCGTCATTCCCTCCGATGCAATTAAGTGGGGACCACACCGAGAAAATTTCAACTTCGTAAGAGACATCCGAGACTCCCTCTCCCAAATCATGGAACTACTCAACGTAAATATCCAAGGATACAAGTCGATTCGAGAAAATCAGAGTATCGAAATTAACGACCTCAACGTTTTACTTGGGGAAAATAACGTAGGGAAGTCAAGCGTCATCGACGCCCTTCAAGACTATCAGGACATCTTCCCCGTTGCAAATGGAAAGGTGTCAAAGTGGGCTCACAAACGAAATACAGGAAAAGAAGCTCGCGGAGAAATAAGGTTCGAACTCGAGTTCCTGTTGACTGAGGAGGAGCATCGTAAATTCCTTGAAGGCGTTAGTGAGGATTCGCAGTTGGGAGAGCAAAAACGAAACCGATGGATAGAGAATGACCAACTCCGTACAATCGAGCACGAGTTGATTCTTCATTCTCAGAGAGATCCCAAGGCACCTCTGAGAGGTGAGTCTAACATGTATGGTAACTTCCGGGATCAAACGGTTCCTCTTCGAATAGGCACCCTCCAAAGTGGCGAATATCTGAATTTCAGAAAGCTGGAGAGTGAATCGTATGGGGGTGGTGAAAGTTCCACGGACGACGATGAATTGATTGACGACGAGATATTGACCGAGAAGAGGAGGGCTTGGGCGAATCTCAAAGATGTTATGGAAGATTCTATCGAGAGTTGGAACTTCATTGAGGCGTTCAGGAATCCAGAGGGCAGGGTAAAAGCGACACGAGATTTGGACCTGGACGGGACCGGAGAGAATCTGTCTAAGGTGTTGTTGACTCTCAGAGGCGAGAAGGGGGACGCTTTCGAAAGAATCTCCAAAGAATACGCCGACATCATGGCAGGGGTTGATGGTATTCGAGCCCCCCTCCCCGAAGAAGACCAAACGACCGTTGTGGTGGATGAGAAGCAATACGATACTGGATTCAATCTAAATGAGGTTTCAGCCGGTTCCAAGGAGATTCTAACCCTTATTACGAAGATAATCCTTTCAGAGACGGACACTGATTTGTTACTAGTTGAAGAGCCAGAATTACACTTACACCCAGGGGCAGAAAGAAAGATACTGGACCTCATCAATGACGAACTCGTCAACAAGTGCCCGCAAGTGATTATGTCCACCCATTCAAGCGTTTTCGTTCATCATTTAGATGTGAAGAACGTATATCGGGTCAAACGAGAAGAAGATACCAAGGTCTATTCCACATCTACATCTGCTATCGGCGCGGACCTGAGAGAATTAGGTTATGAGTACGCTGGGATGTTCCAGTCGGAAGCAGTGGTTCTCGTAGAGGGACTGACGGACAGAGTTGCCCTCCGATGTATCGGCGAAAAGTATGGATTAGACTTTGACGAATACAACATCGGTGTACTTGAACTGGGATCAGGTTCACAGCTGGTAACTCATGCCAAACCCGTATCTCGTCTCTTAGAGGTATTCAATATTCCATACCTCTTTATATGCGATTCAGACTTGGAGGACGAACTAAAGAAAAATGGCGATCCCGCCGACACACCCGAGAAAATAGAAGGTAGAATTGTTGGTAAAGTTAATTCAGATAGTTCTAGGAAAGACGAATGGTCGGATTTAGACTGTGATGACGTTCATGCCTGGCGAGAGACAGAGTTAGAACATTACTTACTACAGGACTTAGACACCCTTGAGAACGTATTCACTACGTTGGACGTAGATGAGATCGAGGAGGACCTCGAAGATACAGAAGGCCAAAAACCAGAGGCTAGGCTCGATGATTTAATTACTAAAAACCATCCGGGAGTGTCAGAGATGAAGGACGAGGTCGATAAAACCACATATATTGAGGAAATAGCTCGAACAATCCGGTTAGAGGAACTACCGAATGAATTCCACGACGTTATGGAAGATATCGGTGCACTCGTTGACGCACGGAACATCGTGAGTGACGGGCGGCCATCGAGGGATTGAAAACATGTCTGAAAAACAAGATTCGGAGTTGAAGATGCGGTTCGACTTGAACGTCTTACAGCACCTTGGGCTTCGAATGTACACAAGTCTTCCTGCCGTCGTGTCTGAGTACGTAGCAAATGCGTGGGACGCGTGGGCGACTGAGGTTGAGATTGAGATACCTCAAGATGAGTCAATGTCTCCAAGTTATGCGATTACTATTGAAGACAATGGTCGGGGGATGACAAAGGAAGAGGTGAATGATGAGTTCCTCGTCGTCGGTCGGAACCGGAGGCAGGATGAAGATAAAGACTACGTTGAGAAAGATGGTCGGCATCGGAAAGTGATGGGGAGAAAAGGGATTGGAAAATTAGCAGGATTTGGGATTGCAGACAAAGTCCAAATCCGGACCTGCAAAGAGGGGAGATACGTCGAGTTCGAGCTAGACTATGGAGAGATGAGGGATGAGGCAAAGAAGGGAAAAGATGCAACGACTACTTATCGGCCGACCATACTTGACGAGGGAGAGACGAACGAAGCAAGTGGAACGCAGATCGTCCTAACCAACCTCGACAGAGAGAAACGTCCACGTGCAAAATACGTTCGCCAACGTCTCGCTCGACGATTTAGTGTCATCGGCGACGACTTTGAGATGGAAGTGAACGGAACGGAGGTCACCGGTG
Coding sequences within:
- a CDS encoding toxin-antitoxin system TumE family protein, whose product is MASYTTVEDWQAVESGYVVDVTIRQTEVEKYPSGWDYSLHLGEVGGDTILRYDNAHERTKGHERHTRDGVETIQFPGMLTLYDRFKREVEAQTTVSWDWSA
- a CDS encoding AAA family ATPase, giving the protein MELLNVNIQGYKSIRENQSIEINDLNVLLGENNVGKSSVIDALQDYQDIFPVANGKVSKWAHKRNTGKEARGEIRFELEFLLTEEEHRKFLEGVSEDSQLGEQKRNRWIENDQLRTIEHELILHSQRDPKAPLRGESNMYGNFRDQTVPLRIGTLQSGEYLNFRKLESESYGGGESSTDDDELIDDEILTEKRRAWANLKDVMEDSIESWNFIEAFRNPEGRVKATRDLDLDGTGENLSKVLLTLRGEKGDAFERISKEYADIMAGVDGIRAPLPEEDQTTVVVDEKQYDTGFNLNEVSAGSKEILTLITKIILSETDTDLLLVEEPELHLHPGAERKILDLINDELVNKCPQVIMSTHSSVFVHHLDVKNVYRVKREEDTKVYSTSTSAIGADLRELGYEYAGMFQSEAVVLVEGLTDRVALRCIGEKYGLDFDEYNIGVLELGSGSQLVTHAKPVSRLLEVFNIPYLFICDSDLEDELKKNGDPADTPEKIEGRIVGKVNSDSSRKDEWSDLDCDDVHAWRETELEHYLLQDLDTLENVFTTLDVDEIEEDLEDTEGQKPEARLDDLITKNHPGVSEMKDEVDKTTYIEEIARTIRLEELPNEFHDVMEDIGALVDARNIVSDGRPSRD
- a CDS encoding HVO_A0114 family putative DNA-binding protein, with the protein product MPTLKVTVGERDRLDQRTRSRIKAAQEGEDLDDAQPVLNFGSYAELSRLLSPKNLELLETISEHEPASISEAAELVDRDYKQVHRNLSELEDIGVIEFDGGGSGQAKQPTLAYDGLEIDIPFGGSNGNVGAAAP